A portion of the Glycine max cultivar Williams 82 chromosome 10, Glycine_max_v4.0, whole genome shotgun sequence genome contains these proteins:
- the LOC100775954 gene encoding neurogenic protein mastermind codes for MEAQPPTPSTAPPPLPPHLSYPDSVESSPRSRNTDSWDEPFAPASTKLRLMCSYGGHIVPRPHDKSLCYVGGDTRIIVSERATSLADLSMRLSKTFLNGRPFTLKYQLPNEDLDSLISVTTDEDLENMIDEYDRTAASATSAVKPSRIRLFLFPTKPESTHSIPPQILDTSAKSDDWFLNALNGAGLLNRGFSDSASVNCLLGLDDEVAGNNLEPGSKDGGDGGGGGGVGGGGASQGGSFGNGKNLKQDVHSIPDSPMLETTSSFGSTSSSPSLANLPPIRVHVVEDQKVLGIEEQFAQMGVGVGQKQQQQDEGFVLLSSPPPPPVPATLAAVGVPIGPATVVAGEYHNRVVSDDERSDHGVSVGYRKPPTPPPQVQSQTQAQSQAQTQTLAPQFQQKSTGGGAVVDLPSPDSVSSDSSLANAISRSKPAVYQEQVQIQSGTTRVPSNPVDPKLNVSDPHGRIQMQQHVQDPGYLLQQQFEQHQQLQSQQPQQQFEQQHHQHQQTLPQQQQQFIHGTHFIHHNPAIPAYYPVYPSQQHPQHPQVYYVTARQAQAYNLPVQQANMGESAGNIASSRPQTPPNPSTLVQQPATYNPIRNAPMPKTEMNAYRAATAGTPQLVQVPTSQHQQQYVTYSQIHHPSQSMAPNSAAPANYAFDYADPAHAQIYYSQPMAPTMPSQYQTMMMQEGSAQHPSDSVKQQQIRTSQPL; via the exons ATGGAGGCGCAACCACCAACCCCCTCGACTGCGCCGCCGCCTCTGCCGCCACACCTCAGCTACCCCGACTCCGTGGAATCCTCGCCTCGCTCCCGCAACACCGACTCCTGGGACGAGCCCTTCGCGCCGGCGTCCACCAAGCTCCGTCTCATGTGCAGCTACGGCGGGCACATCGTCCCCCGCCCCCACGACAAGTCCCTCTGCTACGTGGGTGGCGACACGCGCATCATCGTGTCCGAACGCGCCACCTCACTCGCAGACCTCTCCATGCGCCTCTCGAAAACTTTCCTGAACGGAAGACCCTTCACGCTCAAGTACCAGCTCCCCAACGAGGACCTCGATTCCCTCATCTCCGTCACCACCGACGAGGACCTCGAGAACATGATCGACGAGTACGACCGCACCGCCGCCTCCGCCACCTCCGCCGTCAAACCCTCCCGAATCCGCCTCTTCCTCTTTCCCACCAAACCCGAATCCACTCACTCTATCCCTCCCCAAATTCTTGACACGTCAGCCAAATCGGACGATTGGTTTTTGAATGCGTTAAACGGCGCCGGATTGCTTAACCGCGGGTTTTCTGACTCTGCTTCTGTGAATTGCCTTCTTGGACTTGACGACGAGGTTGCCGGGAATAATCTCGAACCCGGTTCGAAGGACGGTGgggatggtggtggtggtggtggggtTGGTGGCGGTGGTGCTTCGCAGGGTGGATCTTTCGGGAACGGGAAGAATTTGAAGCAGGATGTTCACTCCATTCCCGATTCGCCCATGCTCGAAACGACGTCGTCGTTTGGGTCCACTTCTTCGTCGCCTTCGCTTGCGAACTTGCCGCCGATTAGGGTTCATGTTGTGGAGGATCAGAAGGTGTTGGGGATTGAGGAGCAGTTCGCGCAGATGGGGGTTGGTGTGGGGCAGAAGCAGCAGCAGCAGGATGAGGGTTTTGTTTTGCTATCTTCGCCGCCTCCCCCGCCGGTTCCCGCGACCCTCGCCGCCGTGGGTGTGCCAATTGGGCCCGCCACGGTGGTTGCTGGGGAGTATCATAACCGCGTTGTCTCCGATGATGAGAGATCAGATCATGGGGTTTCTGTTGGGTATAGAAAACCACCCACTCCTCCACCACAGGTTCAGTCACAGACACAAGCACAGTCACAGGCACAAACGCAAACACTTGCTCCTCAATTTCAACAGAAGTCAACTGGTGGTGGCGCCGTTGTTGATTTGCCTTCTCCTGATTCAGTTTCAAG TGATAGTAGTCTTGCGAATGCAATCTCGCGTTCGAAACCTGCTGTTTATCAAGAACAAGTTCAGATTCAATCCGGGACTACAAGGGTTCCCAGTAACCCTGTGGATCCAAAGCTTAATGTGTCTGATCCGCACGGTCGGATCCAGATGCAGCAACATGTACAGGACCCTGGATATTTGTTGCAACAACAATTTGAACAGCACCAGCAGTTGCAGTCACAACAACCGCAACAGCAATTTGAACAGCAACATCACCAGCACCAGCAGACACTACCGCAACAGCAGCAACAGTTTATTCATGGCACACACTTTATTCACCATAACCCTGCTATTCCTGCATATTATCCTGTATATCCTTCCCAGCAACATCCCCAGCATCCACAGGTTTACTATGTGACTGCGAGACAGGCGCAGGCTTACAACCTGCCTGTGCAGCAGGCTAATATGGGTGAGTCTGCAGGGAACATCGCCTCTAGCCGACCACAAACTCCACCAAATCCTTCTACATTGGTTCAACAACCTGCTACTTACAACCCCATCAGAAATGCTCCCATGCCTAAAACTGAAATGAATGCTTACAGAGCTGCAACTGCAGGCACCCCTCAACTTGTTCAAGTTCCTACGAGCCAACATCAGCAGCAGTATGTCACATACTCACAGATTCACCATCCTTCTCAGTCCATGGCTCCCAATTCTGCTGCCCCTGCCAATTATGCTTTTGATTATGCGGATCCTGCTCATGCTCAAATATACTACTCTCAACCTATGGCACCCACAATGCCTTCACAGTACCAGACTATGATGATGCAGGAAGGTTCAGCTCAGCATCCCTCAGACAGCGTGAAGCAGCAGCAGATAAGAACCTCACAACCATTATAA